In one Oryza glaberrima chromosome 2, OglaRS2, whole genome shotgun sequence genomic region, the following are encoded:
- the LOC127763637 gene encoding zinc finger A20 and AN1 domain-containing stress-associated protein 5 has product MAEEQRWQEGCHRLCANNCGFFGSPATLDLCSKCYRDRQGRESTAPVVVAAAASACPATHPSSPSSSSCPAFLPSSTAAEAGVVVAAVAKASRCASCRKRVGLTGFACRCGGTFCGAHRYPERHACGFDFKAAGRDAIARANPLIKGDKLKDKI; this is encoded by the coding sequence ATGGCGGAGGAGCAGAGGTGGCAGGAGGGCTGCCACCGCCTGTGCGCCAACAACTGCGGCTTCTTCGGTAGCCCCGCCACGCTCGACCTCTGCTCCAAGTGCTACCGCGACCGCCAAGGCCGGGAGAGTACTgcacccgtcgtcgtcgccgccgcagcctcggCCTGCCCGGCTACTCATCCTTCctcgccatcctcgtcgtctTGTCCGGCGTTCTTGCCTTCCTCCACTGCCGCCGAggctggcgtcgtcgtcgcggcggtggcgaaggcgaGCAGGTGCGCGAGCTGCAGGAAGCGGGTGGGGCTTACGGGGTTCGCGTGCCGGTGCGGCGGCACGTTCTGCGGCGCACACCGGTACCCGGAGCGGCACGCGTGCGGCTTCGACTTCAAGGCCGCCGGCCGCGACGCCATCGCGCGCGCCAACCCGCTCATCAAGGGCGACAAGCTCAAGGACAAGATCTGA
- the LOC127764149 gene encoding S-type anion channel SLAH3-like produces the protein MMSRDRRYDSFKTWSGKLERQLAHLAGAGPEFPEEEEDGCDAISSHHTKSMPQVDRFFAALECPELDKLRSSEELVLPLDKTWPFLLRFPVSAFGICLGVSTQAILWKTVATSAPTRFLHVTTKVNLVLVRFRRAHVRHRSHLRLQGGLLLRGRP, from the exons ATGATGTCCCGGGACAGGCGCTACGACTCGTTCAAGACGTGGTCCGGGAAGCTTGAGCGGCAGCTCGCCCATCTGGCTGGCGCCGGGCCGGAGTtccccgaggaggaggaggacggttGCGACGCCATCAGCAGCCACCACACCAAGTCCATGCCTCAGGTTGATCGCTTCTTCGCCGCACTGGAGTGCCCCGAACTGGACAAACTCCGG TCATCGGAGGAGCTGGTGCTTCCGTTGGACAAAACGTGGCCGTTTCTGCTCCGGTTCCCGGTGTCGGCGTTCGGTATCTGCCTCGGCGTGAGCACCCAAGCGATCCTGTGGAAGACGGTGGCGACGTCAGCGCCGACCAGATTCCTTCACGTCACTACCAAGGTGAACCTGGTGCTAGTGCGTTTCCGTCGTGCTCATGTGCGTCATCGCAGCCATCTACGCTTGCAAGGTGGTCTTCTTCTTCGAGGCCGTCCTTGA
- the LOC127764093 gene encoding protein LITTLE ZIPPER 4-like, with amino-acid sequence MDSLNTKLYLQNCYMLKENERLRKAAVLLNQENQALLSELKHRLARSPSPAAAAPGVANDSKNAAAAAAGRHAGPPPVQDKSASKSK; translated from the coding sequence ATGGACAGTCTGAACACGAAGCTGTACCTGCAGAACTGCTACATGCTCAAGGAGAACGAGCGGCTGCGCAAGGCGGCCGTGCTTCTCAACCAGGAGAACCAGGCCCTGCTCTCCGAGCTCAAGCACCGCCTCgccaggtcgccgtcgccggccgccgcggcaccCGGCGTCGCCAACGACAGcaagaacgccgccgccgccgccgccggccgccacgctGGCCCGCCTCCGGTGCAGGACAAGTCAGCCTCCAAGTCCAAGTAG